The nucleotide window CCACAAAAATACTAAGTTGCCTTAGCATTAGGGGAGAGCGTAGCTCGGCGTGAATCAATCATTGCGGTCAAGCAGGACCGCAACAGGACAGATTGGAACGACGCAATGACCGCATCATCAGGCCGCGTTGAAGCCCGCGGCAACGAGAAAAGCAATGTGCAGAAGGCTGCCATGGCCGTCGGGGCCGTATTCCTGTTGGTCGGCATTCTGGGGTTCATCCCCGGCATCACGACCAATTACGACCAGATGTCCTTCGCCGGCCATGAATCGGAGTCGATGCTTCTGGGCATATTCCAGGTCTCCATCCTCCATAACATCGTCCACCTGCTCTTCGGCATCGCCGGCATAGCCATGGCGAAGAGTATTTCGGGCGCCCGCAACTACCTGATCTGGGGCGGGGCCATCTACCTGGTCCTGTGGCTGTACGGCTTGATCATCGGGCACGAAACCGCCGCCAATTTCATCCCGGTGAACACCGCGGTTACGTGGCTGCACTTCGTCCTGGGCGTTGCGATGATAGCCCTCGGCGTTCTGCTCACCCGCAACCGCTCAACCGTCCGGCACACCTAGTCCCATCGAAGAACAAGCGGAGCCGCTCGGAAGTGATGGCAGTGCTGACGGTGCTGCCATCACTTCTTGCTGGCCGGCGAAAGGTGCATCATGAAGAGATCCCGGCTGGCGGTGGCCCATGGCCTGTTCAACATGGCGGCAGGTCTCTGGCCGTTGCTGCACTACCGCAGTTTCGAGGCGGTGTCAGGGCCTAAAACTGACGCCTGGCTGGTCAAATGCGTGGGCGGCTTGGCAGCTGGCGCTGGCTATGCCCAACTGCGCGGCCGGACGTCACCGGAAGGACTGGCCGCCGCCCGGCGAATCGGGGTGGGAACGGCGGGGACTTTCGCTGCGGTCGATCTGATCTACGGTGGCACAGGGCGCATCAGCCCCGTGTATCTGCTTGATGCCGTTGTGGAAGCAATATGGCTGAAGGCCTGGGCGAAGGATCTGATGGTCCAACGCTACGACTGCCCCGCCAGACCGATCGACCAACGACGGCGGATCGGCCCGGCTTCCGTTCTCGATGTTTCGTCCTAGGACAGGCGGCTGCAGCTAGCCGGGGAACTGCACGTAGGGCGCGTCCCCGTCGCCGTCGTTGTCTGAATCGCCGAAGGCCTTCTTTTCCAGTTCTTCCGCCTTCTCTGGATCCCCGCCGTGCGCGCGGTCCTCGTCCTGCTCAAGCCGGCGGGCTCCGCCTTCGGTATCGTCCTGGTTGCCAATAATCCCGTCCGATGCGTTGTCGGGGGCCGCGGTATTCGGGTTTTCTTCAGACATGTTCTGCCTTCTTTCCTTCGGCTGAGTGGTCTGCGGTTGGGCCTGCACTCCCAGCCTAGGCAGGCCCAACAAGGCTGCCAAGGGCTATTCCGGGACCGGCCGGAATGAGTTTTGTTACGCGGCTTCGACGCATGGGGTTGCCCGTTGCTCCGCGGGGCGAATTTTCGTACTCTTATTCCGGCCAAAAGCTTGGTCATCGGCCTCTAATGAGAGAGAAGCCAATGAAGTACCACACGCAACGATGCGTACGTCTCGACTTTGCAGAAGTCGGAGACGGCCATGACGCTTTCTGACTACGAGCGTCAGCAGCTGTTCCTGCTTGAGCAGCAGCTCAGGGCGGATGATCCGGCCCTGGCACTAACCCTGTCCCTCGCTCCGGCTCCGGCCGTTCCCCATCGCACCCTTGTAGCCGGTTGGCTACTGGTGCTTTGCGGAGCGACTGCGGTGCTGTGGGGAGCTTACGCCAGTTTCGTCGGAGCGGCCGTTGTCGGCCTGCTGTTCGTCGCGGCCGGTTTGTACTGGGCAGAGACTCCCGGCAGCAGGAAACTTAGAAGAATGTAACTTCCTTCGGGTCCGTGGAGCCTGTCACGGCGCGGCGGGAATCGGCGTACCGGCCTAGGACCTGATCAGCCGCCGTTATCGTCGGTATCGGGGCCCTCGGCGGCGTCTTGCGAGTGCGGATGGGAGACGTACGGAATCTGCTCCAGCTCTCCTTCCACCGCGTCCTCGCTGTGCCGGCGGTCGTTCTCCTGCGGAAATGCTGGTGTTTTCATGGCTGCTGTCCTCCAGCGGGCGCGCCCGTCCCACGTAGGCGGGCTGATGCTTCCACGGTACTCCCGGGCCGGGGCCAGTTCCACCCCTGCCGGTCCTATCCCGTAGCCGCTAAGGCCCAGTTGGGAGCGCCCACGGCAGCACGCCCGATCGGATTTCGGCTCACGGCGGGCCTGCTCTGGCCCGCCGGCGGCTGCCCGCCCCGCGGTGACTTGCGGTCAGGAACAGGCGGTGGATTGTGATGACGGTGGCAAGCCAGGCGATGCCGAGCGTCCAGGCGACCAGGACATCCGTAAACCAATGGTGGCCCAGGAAAACCCGGCTCAGCCCCATGGCGAGGGCGAAAAGTGCGGCGCCCGCGATAGTCAGCGTTCGGGCGCGCTTCGATTGCTGCGCCAGGACCAGCAGGTAAGCGACGATGCCGGCAATGACGATCGAGTTG belongs to Arthrobacter crystallopoietes and includes:
- a CDS encoding DUF3040 domain-containing protein; this encodes MTLSDYERQQLFLLEQQLRADDPALALTLSLAPAPAVPHRTLVAGWLLVLCGATAVLWGAYASFVGAAVVGLLFVAAGLYWAETPGSRKLRRM
- a CDS encoding DUF4383 domain-containing protein, with translation MTASSGRVEARGNEKSNVQKAAMAVGAVFLLVGILGFIPGITTNYDQMSFAGHESESMLLGIFQVSILHNIVHLLFGIAGIAMAKSISGARNYLIWGGAIYLVLWLYGLIIGHETAANFIPVNTAVTWLHFVLGVAMIALGVLLTRNRSTVRHT